Genomic DNA from Vicia villosa cultivar HV-30 ecotype Madison, WI unplaced genomic scaffold, Vvil1.0 ctg.000089F_1_1, whole genome shotgun sequence:
AAAATCCAATTACAGAATTTCTTGTTTCAATGCATCACTTCTAATCTGAAACACAAATGCCAAATAGTTTCATGGTTCCTAATGCAGATTTTATGGATTAATTTGGACCTATCGCTATCGAAAATTACAAGTTTAAGATCAAATCCAAGATTATTGTTGAGAGGTTAGCTCAAATCATGCCATCAATCATTTCTAAGGAGTAAAGATGATTCATCCTAAACAGACAGATTAAAGACTGTATTTGTCTAACTTCAGAAATAACAAATATGCTCGATCATAAGTTCTTTGGTGGAAATCTGATTATCAAAATAGATATTCTTGAATCTTTTGATACCATCTGTTAAAAATTCCTGCTTAAAGTTTTGAGAGCTTTTGGTTTCAACATAACTTTTTGCAATTGGATTGATATCATTCTGCACTCAGAAAACCCGCCGTCTATCTCCAAAAAAAGGGATATTTCACTTGCATTAGAGGAGTTCCCATGCTCTTCTGTCTTGCATATCAAGTTCTTGACAGAGTTCTAACAAATCTGGTGATTGCTGGTATTTTGAAACTGATTAAAGGTACTATGAACACTACATTCCCCTCACACACTTTATACCCGGACAACATAATGGTATTTGCAATGGCACTGAGGCAAACATTCAAGCTTTCTCCCAACTGTTTAAGAGGTATGATGAGACCTTTGGATATATCGTCAATCCTCGAAAATCATCGATATTATCAGGCTCCATTCCCACAAATAGACTGATCCAAGGTGATCGAGAAGATATAATTTTTGGTTGGACACTTGGAGTGGCTCAACATTTCTCAGAATCTGTAACACCTTCTCAAGGCAGGGGTCAAAGACTTTCTAATCAATGTTTAATGGATAATTCATGATGACATACATtatgcttttccttctttgcttcATCACATCCAGTAAGAATCAACTGAGATTCAATAGTAAGGCTATAACTGTGAGAGTTGCAATTGCTTTGATTATCTCCAAAGTTTCACTTTCTATGAATGACTCAATCTTGACCTCCTCTTCCTTCTCTTCCATTCTAAAAGTTCACAAAGTTAGAATTTATCATCCTAAGGCACTAGTGATCAAAGAACTGGTTTTGAAGCCTCCATTCTTTAACTGGATAAAATGTAGTATTGATGACACTGCAATTGGTAGTACGACATGCTGGATCTTGATTGTTTTGCAGTTAATTTAGGTAAGATCAGTGCTTTTATATGTTGAGGTTTGTGGAGCCATTTATGCCATTGAGATAGCTTATACTAAAAGCTGGCATCAATTAGTGTGACTCCAAACTAGTTATGTTGGCTGGACTGAGAAGACTTTAATTGGGCCCTGAAAGAGAGAGACTAGTAGTTCAATCAGTCCAAAAGCGTCATAAACAAATTATGTGGCTACATAACGAATTATGTGGGCGAGTCATAGATCGCCCGATCCAATCTATCGTGCCTAGGACACGAGGAAGGATATGACTTGTAcaaatctttctattttccaACTCGCGTTCCTAGAGCTATTTACTCAATCATGGACATTTCTAGAACACCtctaaaagaagaagaaatagtgAATTTTGAAATAACTTATTGTCAACCTCTTTCCACTATTAATATGACTTATTCAAAAGGGAAGAACTTGcttcaaaatattgatttcgACTCAAACATTTATTTGATTGACATTATATTCTGAGAAATGGAGGAACCTGTTACCAGATTAGAAAGATTATCAGTCCTTGCAACATAAGCAATGATGTGAGATGTGAGAGAGCTAAACTTTAAAGATACATCCTTGAATCTCTTAGCATTTCTACATTTTCATATAGTGTTGAGAGTTTTGATAATGGCAGAACAGATAACTATAGAACATTGGGGACTCCAACCCTTGTTGCAGACACTTTTCCAAGAAATTTGTCACAAGTTTCCTCTGCTTCATATCTCCATTCCAAGAAAAGTTCCTTAGGTGTTTGTCTAAGTCCTTAAGTAAACTAATTGGCCAAGAATAGGTGGTGATGGAATAGATGAACATACTATGAATTATGCTTTTGATCAGTTGAATTCTACCTACAAAGGACAATAGCGAAGCTTTCCAGGAGGAAAGTTTTTGGTGAATCCTATCCATATTCGACTGGAAATGGATTGCCTTTGGTCTacctttaaaaattaaaattctaatgGAGCTGAACGGCAGGGAACCTATGTCAAAGCCAAAGTTAGAAGAAATATTGGTAAGTCTGGCTTGAGAGATAGAACCTCCAAAAACTATGGATTTCTGAAGGTTGATGTGTTGGCTTAATATTTGAGCATACttgagaaagaagttagataATGCTTGAAGGTTGGAAGATGATCTTGTGTAGAAATTCATAACATCATCTGCATAGAGGACATAGAATGTATGTGAATATTTCTGGTGCCTTTAATGCAAATAATTGTTGTTGTCGTTGCGATGGAACCATGACCCAACAACTTACACTCCACttacatattttatattattcaaCTGATCCACAAATTGTGAAAGCCCCTTTTTTTTCCAATCTCTATCTCACTAAGAAGAAACCAAAGCTTTGATTCTTGCGAAATAGTTCGATTAAGTTTTGAACGAGTTCCGCTAAAGTTTGAtgtaaataaacaaatttttatcCTCCATTTTCGAGCATGGATCCTCGATTAATTTTGGTCATTGGATAAATGAGACTTTGATGAacaactatttaattttttttttctttcagctATTCTTTTATCCTTACAATCTAACGATGTGGTCCGATTTCTGCTACCTGCTTATATTCTATTTCTttatatattctattttttatttagttttagttATGAATATTCAATTTGAATGATTTAAGCTTTAttctatttataattattattatttctatattCTAATAGATAAAGTATTTTATAGAATCAATTTTgcaaaaagtgaaagaaaaaaaaaagaaaaatgttcATTGCCCAATTAAGGATGGTCATAATAAAGTTTAGaaattattttttgatataatttaagataaaaataaaagactttgagagactttttttaaaaaaaatagttgatTACTCAGGAATCTGAATTATACAATAAATTTTgtttgtaattttatttaatttataattaatctttaaataatttaaaaattagtaataaaataaataaaattataattaaaaattattgtatACTTCAAATACTTGTCATTTTAAgaatttattaattcttttgtactttatattaatatatgtgaAATGGTCCTctaaaaatatatgttaaaaactaaatataaatatattagattaaaaattatatattaattttataaaattaaaaattattttatttattgaaaaattatatttttaaaatatatcctTATTCAATAAATCAACATGaagattatttatattatttgtgGTAATTATGCTGTtacccaaaaaaaattatatatgatttttttttttgtggctATTTTGGAGCATAATCCAAATATCTGCCACTTTTTACCAACATTTATTCTCACTGAAAGAGACAatcaaaacacaaaagcaaacagAGAGAGAATAGCAGAGAAGCGAAAATGGAGAAAAAAGTTATTGCTGTGTGCTGCGTTGTGGGCTTCTTAGGGCTCTTATCAGCTGCAACTGCCTTTGCTGCTGAAGCAACTAGGAttaaggtttctctttttttcttcaaaccCACTTTTGATCTTTTGCATTGATCCACCACTTTTTCTTGTGGTTGATTTCActgttttttttgaagattttaaaTTATCTATAGTGTTTAGTACATTCTATGTGTTGTTCATTAAGCTTTCTCTTTTACGTGTTGAATCTTGTATTTGATTTTGTGTAATTTGTTGAATGTCCttttctttttcccaattttgGAATAGATAGGGTTTTACACTACAACATGAAGTTAAGGGTTTTTAGTTCAAAAATCTCTTGAAAATTCTCGGATTCGCGGTTGAATTCTGATTTTATAACcatgttttatttgatttgtttagtttattttgagttttaacttATGCTGTGCCAAAATTTGCTATGAATGAAATTGATATGATAACTACCTCTGCTAATAGTGTGCAAGTTCTTCAGGGCTATCAAATTCAGTTTATTTCGCCAAATCAGTGCACGTATCCTCGAAGTCCAGCTCTACCTCTTGGTTTAACCGCGGCGCTGACTCTTATGATTTCACAAATTCTCATAAATCTTTCAACTGGGTGCATTTGTTGCAGAAGAAATTTGCGAATCCCTGATGCCAGTTGGACGGTGGCACTGGCCTGCTTTGTTTTATCCTGGTAACTCTCACTTTGTGCTactatttcttttgcattatAGCTTATAtttcttgatgtttatgttttTATCTGCAATGTTCTGCTCTGTAGAAGAAATTATGTGTAGGATTTGAAAACCCGAGCGTGGTGTTGTGTATAAGATTAGAGTTGGACTAGGATTGTAAATGATACTCCTATAATAATTTTATGGTTCTGAGGTTATAATCTCTGTTCAAACAGGTTCACATATTTAATCGCATTTCTCCTGTTGCTAACCGGTGCTGCACTGAACGATCAGCGTGGCGAAGAGAGTGTATACTTTGGAACCTACTACTGTTATGTTGTCAAACCTGGAGTGTTTGCTGGTGGTGCAGTGTTATCTCTTGCAAGTGTTGCATTTGGAATTATCTATTACATTACCATAATGGAGGGAAAGAATGCTAGCAATCCTTTTGGTAATTCCTCAAACCCTAATCAAGGGGCTATAGCCATGGGACAACCACAGATTCCAGCTCAAACCGGTCAAGACCCGGTATTCGTGCATGAAGACACTTACATCAGGCGACAATTCACATGATTGATGAACAACTGTCTGTCATTAAAAGCTGTTAATCAGTTTCCAAAGCTTAATTTTGGCATTGAAATTTGGAGATTGCTTTAGTCAAAAACCTGGTTTATGTGTATTCCTAGGATGTAGTGTTTTATTAGTTTTACGTACATGTTTCACCAAAAAATGGTTTGTGAGATTATGAATTTTATGGTGTTTATAATTGAATGGTATATACTACTAAGGTTGCAATCTTTAATATTGCATTATAATTGCAGtcatatgtggatgatatgatctCAATTGTGGCCCAACTATAGTCCAGGAGACATGAAATTTCTTGATTTTTGCTACCTATATATTGATTGTAGACCTTTTTTTTTAAACCCTGCATTCGATTTTCAGTTTGAGCTTTTCATTCATTCTATATATATTAGCTAATATTAGATGTGGAAGTGTATGTGGAAATTATCTTTCTATATATATTAGCTAATATTAGATGTGGAAGTGTATGTGGAAATTATCTCTGAAATATTCACAAGGTATTTGAACACCATGCAAATCAATTTGTATATTTGTAAGTGATATGTATTTATCAATGGAACCTTCGGAATTGTATTTGATGTGAAATACTTTAGCCAATTTAAGTTCTAACTGATAATCATTGAACTTATGGTTCATCCAAGGTCGATGAATGCAAGGTTGATGAATGAAtagaatagtttttttttttgcttttgatATGAGAAAGACTGCTGTCCACTGAAATGGTATTTTTTTTTAGCAACTTTTTCGTAGGGTACATTCAGCAGATTCCTTTGGCATTTTGCTTTCTTAAAGTTGAGGGGAAAGTTGTGTATTGTCAAACCTTTTCTTTAGCAGTAAAAGACAGCCAAATTGTATGGATATTGGACCTAAAATCGAATCAGCATTATACTCAATTCCACTAAAAACAAGTTAAAATGAACGTATTTTAgaaagttttaaaatatatattttcaatttttcacCAAATAAGAGAGATTTATAAATTTTGCAAAGAATGTTAGAAGACAAACAGTTCTTGACCAGATAAAAGGGAAAACACTTGAAGACAATTACTGTTATCAGCATGAACAAATATAGCAAAGCATGAACAAATATAGCAAAGCATGAATGGGAAATCCTCAAGTTCAACCACTTATGATTTATGAATCACTTATCCTCTAGAATGGTCTCTGAAAAGAGCTTCAAATTTGTTTGTGAAAAAATTGAAGCAAAATTTAAGGTCTAACAAAGGATCACCACATAAATATGCAACCATACAAAGTTTATCAGAAAAATCATTATGGTTTCTAATTCATCCATAGCATAAATTTCCAAAATTTCAGACTACAGAAGCACAAGCCCGAGCTCTGATGACTTCAATGCTTGCCTTACTCGGTAGTTGTAAAGATAATAATGAAGTTTACCGTCACCCGGTCCAAACTTCAGCTCCTTCAAGAAGGTTTCATTTTGCATGACATCCAATGCGTTGAAAACATCAAAATCCTTCTGTTTTGCTACAATGAGAGCGTCATTCATCAGCTGAAGTAAAGGGGTTGCTGTTGAAACGTTGTAAAATGAATACGCTGCTTTCAAATTTGAATAATTTGGGTTGCCAAGGATAGAAGAGGGAAGTGTGTAAAAACTACAAAAGTCAGTGACTTCATGAGTTTCAGGACTTTCAACCAGATAACTATCGACAACATTCTCCCTTGGAAGAAGCCAATGCTCCACATCATTTTCATCGAAATCAGGTGCAACAATAAAATGGCTCAAATAATTCCTAATTAGCCTCGTAACTGCAGGAACATCATGGATTTCCATCTTTCTAAACCCTGGTGTGACCGTTGATTCTGGTAGCTTGTAAAGCTTGATAGTTCTACTCATTGTCATCCGTGCACCAAGCCGAGAGAAACCAACATCAATTAGCTTCTTGGGATTCAAAGATCTGTGCCAGTATTGGCAAGTTGCTACAGGTGTAGGAAGAATCACTCCAGCAGTATAAGCTGCCTGCCATATATTCTCCAGGTGCACCCTCCTGGTTACCTCTTTGATCATGACAGGAGCAAGCCTCTTTGTTCGAAGCTTCTTGTGAACACACAGAAAATTAATTTCTGCCATATTAACAACCTCATCACGAACTCGGATTCGAGCAGGGACACCTGTTATAAAAGCAACCATCTTCTTGGAAGTTTTAACACGGACACCAATATGCCAACTCGTGAAGTAGCCAGGAGGTTGCAAAGCCCAGCGCAGAAACTCCTTTGAATAGTTAAACCTAAACATGTTCTCATCATCCTCAACATAATTATTAGCAAGAAGGGTGTATATCTCATCACACATCTGCTCATCATGAATATCACAAGTAACCCATTCATAAAGGTTAGGAAGATTGTACGGCTCCTGCTTGACCTCAGATAAGGCGGTTGGAGGTTCAATAGGACCTTCTGGCAAAGAGGGGTTTCCTATATCCTTAAACTGCCCAACAGGTTGTGTTTCCCAAAATTTATGTCGTTGGTCAAGAGatagagattcttgaactttttgTGCTAGATTATCCAATGCAAGATCACTTTCAGCAGGCGCATTCCCATCTGGGATGGGATTTTGAGTCTCTTCAGGCGACCCAGAGGAAGCATTGCTGTCAACCATTTCAAAAGTTTTCCAAAAGATAACCTGAAAGTAAAAAAACACAttctttcataaaaatattttataaaagaataaaaaaaaaacttccctCAACATTAGATGGCTGCAAAAGTAACAAGATGAACGAAATCAAAATACCACTGCACTCTAGTCAGCATGTTACTGCCAACTACAGCACAATTCCATTAGCATCAATGAAAAATTGAGAAAATTAACCAACATTATATGTAAACTTACACTCACTCATCTTTTATGACTTATTCGGATTACAAAAATACACGAAAAAAACACAGTGAAGGCGGCGAATTTTTGTTATTGCTGTGTGTAAACAATTATGGACTgataatataaaaacaattataattCCAAACAATACAATATGAGAATTTGAAATGAACAGTAAACACATAGTGAATACAAATCAAACATAAGTAGAAAGCAAATCAAACAAAATCAGTCATAATTATAGTGTTTTTTCTCAGCATACAAGAAAACTGAAAGCAAATCAGACTTAAGTagaacaaaatcaaacataatTAGGCTTTAGGTGCAATGAAAATTATATGAAATCTGTGTGCGAGCAACTGAAAACGAAATCGGTCTGATGAACGGAATGAAAAGAAAACTTACAGAAGAGAAGCACGGAAAGTCTGAGTAGTAGAGAGGTATGGAAGAGGGTGAGGAGATGAGAAGCGAGGAGAAGGCGGCCGGCGATCTAGAGCGACGTGAGTTCTGAGGTAGCGTCTCCGAATATTTTTTCAGGTTTCGTTTAGTTTAAGCGGGGCTTATTCATGCTATAGGCCCATTGGGTCATAGCAAATTTACAACCACATGTAGAGGAATTTACTTCACACCCCAAAGTTGTTACACCTGTCActccatatattttttttaaaacgccAATTAtgattcttttataattttcctaTCATTTACATTTAcatgttttttaaaattttgttaagTTTAAATTTGGTGTCCATATAAATATAATGTGTCAAATTTGGCTCGTTAattataataattctttttctagtTGTCTTAAATGGATGAAAATGAGATAGATCCGGCTACGAATGATTTTACACTACTTATCGTCACTACATTAAATATAAGAGAATTTATCTTCTTCACATGATATCAATATGAAGTCAAAGTTGATATTAATGTTGATGCTTTTTAAAAACATTTATCATTCAATGAAACTTTTAGAATTATCATATCATATGGTCTTGTATCTTGAAAGATCAATTTTAATGTGATAATACTAGCATATGTTATCATATTACAAAATGGTTAATAGTGCTTTGTTACCCAATATTTTTTGGGTCCTCTTGGTTTAGATCcctttctcattcatacatactcACCATAAGGAATGCCATAATTTCATATGTAGCAAGCATTCAAAGTATGGTCTATTGCATTACAATAAGAACGAGTAGGTCTAAAAACATGAAAGTTATTTCTATCATAAGGTCTTTCTATGATGATTTACAACCGGTTATTTCTTTGATTTCTCATTGTTGAATTTGCTAGTAGCCTTTACAGAGGTAGTTTGACTTATATTAGGTTTATCAAAATTAGAGTCAAGTCCTCATTTATTATTTGAAAATCTTTAACTACTCTACACATTATCCAAGTCATTTTGCCCCTTTTCATATTTGGCAATGACTTGGTTTAATTCCATAATTTTTtactcaaaagaagaagaattattGCAAGCTGAATTTTTTATtaagattattttatttttgacttgGTTTAATTCCTCActtttttagaattaaaatagTTTTCTTTTGTTCTGAAAATTTTCCAGAAAGTTTCAAAAATTCATCATgtaatttatcaaaaaaaaactttgtaaTTCATCATATGAAGGTTTATCATCGATTTCAGAATCACTAACCTTATGTTCTACATCACTTGAGTGATGTGATGCCATCAATATCTTGCTTGCATAACTTCATCTaaagatgaacttatttcattgtcatccaaTGCATGTTACATATACTTTATTTggccttttgtttttttttttgctcttAAATCTATTCTTCTTTTAAAGTGTATGGCATTCACTTTTAACAGGTCCTCTTTCTCCATATTCAGAACATGTAACCTTCCTTATTGGTGCTCTTTTTTGTAATgatctccttttttctttcttttcttaagaacttttcaaacttcgtcatcatcttcatcattagTGGACTCATCCTCTTTATTGATATCATGATTTTTTACTCTAGTCTTTAAGGCAAAAAAAATTGGATTCTTTCTTTCATCTTCATGCCTTTATAGTTTTTCAAGTTCTATCTCGTGTTCTTGAAGTTTATCGAACAATGCTGTAGAAGACGATTTTGAAAGACTTTTCTTTTCCGAAAGTTTTCAAAATTTCCCCATATGTTTTGAAAGTTAGGAAAAAGGttcattttgaattttaaattttcacTATTTATCATGATCATACACCTCTTGACTTTCGAAAAGTAATTCTTGGAAAAAGAATATGAATAATTTCCACGATTTATGAAAAGGTTTACAAATGAAGATATGTGATGGAATAATGCAATATTACACTATAATTTCAAAAAGAATAGGTGTTAATTGATTAGCGCATGGAGGATTGAAGTTTCTGGTGCAGCAGGGACACAAGTGGAACCTGATGTTCCAACATGTGTGCTGCAATGTCTAGTCCCTTATAACAAACTAATGTTATCACAGTTATGGTTCTGAGTTATTCTATCCAATATTCACTCTATAAAGAAGATCTTCATATTCAAGCTGAGCAATTAATTTGGATGTATTGGTGCAATATGTTGAACATGATGCTTCAACATGTGTGTAGTGCAACATCTGGCCTTGATAGTAGGTCATATGGATGTCGCTTGGTGCACAATTCTGATAAGGATTTGATCAGATTTGTTGCAGTTATTTTAGGAATGGTTTATTTGATTAGTTTGATTGTTCGAGATGTTCAAATCATATTtaattgaaatttgaatttgaatttgaattagaaACAAATCACATCTTATTGTTGGAGATATTTTAGGAGAAGATAGATTACTGTTATTTTTTGGAGGCAATAAAATCATATATCGAAAAGAGAAAAGTCCTTAAGACATTGTTATATAAGGAGGCCTAGTCTCACTCTTTAGACATGGATTTTGTGCGTAAAGAACAAGTTCTTTGTGATAAGGTTTGAGTCTTTGTAACTTGTATTCCACGCTAATTCCATTTTAAAGGGATagttgataagtgtca
This window encodes:
- the LOC131623943 gene encoding protein VASCULATURE COMPLEXITY AND CONNECTIVITY-like; this translates as MEKKVIAVCCVVGFLGLLSAATAFAAEATRIKGYQIQFISPNQCTYPRSPALPLGLTAALTLMISQILINLSTGCICCRRNLRIPDASWTVALACFVLSWFTYLIAFLLLLTGAALNDQRGEESVYFGTYYCYVVKPGVFAGGAVLSLASVAFGIIYYITIMEGKNASNPFGNSSNPNQGAIAMGQPQIPAQTGQDPVFVHEDTYIRRQFT
- the LOC131623942 gene encoding glycylpeptide N-tetradecanoyltransferase 1-like, which encodes MVDSNASSGSPEETQNPIPDGNAPAESDLALDNLAQKVQESLSLDQRHKFWETQPVGQFKDIGNPSLPEGPIEPPTALSEVKQEPYNLPNLYEWVTCDIHDEQMCDEIYTLLANNYVEDDENMFRFNYSKEFLRWALQPPGYFTSWHIGVRVKTSKKMVAFITGVPARIRVRDEVVNMAEINFLCVHKKLRTKRLAPVMIKEVTRRVHLENIWQAAYTAGVILPTPVATCQYWHRSLNPKKLIDVGFSRLGARMTMSRTIKLYKLPESTVTPGFRKMEIHDVPAVTRLIRNYLSHFIVAPDFDENDVEHWLLPRENVVDSYLVESPETHEVTDFCSFYTLPSSILGNPNYSNLKAAYSFYNVSTATPLLQLMNDALIVAKQKDFDVFNALDVMQNETFLKELKFGPGDGKLHYYLYNYRVRQALKSSELGLVLL